In Crassostrea angulata isolate pt1a10 chromosome 6, ASM2561291v2, whole genome shotgun sequence, a genomic segment contains:
- the LOC128190425 gene encoding poly(A)-specific ribonuclease PNLDC1-like isoform X1, translating into MEVDKNNFEEYLPKIEESISKADFVAIDTEFTGLNLNDETKNSLFDTIEERYNKHRRSVHQFTISQIGISAFVKENERYVAHSYNMYLFPASFGPVDVRFMVQASSYEFQRRYDFDFNKYVYSGISFMNEEQEKQVKTFIKRKEITAGVERDVDENLVQDVCSEVAEWYSRAAVGDSHTVLKNDGTRKLKYNYVFENEIKNRYGDVWTSTDNDRNIVVTKITHEEKAERENKQKADSSELFNSLIGFRRVFLALVKHQKPLIGHNMLLDLLLIFDKFHKPLPAHYKDFQEEIHRIFPLIIDTKSIATHLIKKKLDLRFNSTLGGLYHVFRSAAGQNFVIHSPVIAHGEDFTIYSNETYLPHEAGYDAYMCGYCFLRMCHILTFSDVKSTEVVPCTFSRYLNEIKPFHNKINMIRASINSLDLSGSSKEPQRPLVFVQSKTASFQLSAYKLAKEFSKFGTVDIKLQSKSRALVATGNIYCARDLVKFYKNDKRMSVHHYSKWRHSPYSKPALWTGVILSGGLCLWALWSSKKNNT; encoded by the exons ATGGAAGtcgataaaaataattttgaagaaTATTTACCAAAAATAGAGGAATCGATATCAAAGGCAGATTTTGTTG CCATTGATACAGAGTTTACTGGATTAAATCTGAATGATGAAACAAAAAAcag tttgtttgATACAATTGAAGAGCGATACAACAAACACAGGAGAAGTGTTCATCAGTTCACAATCAGCCAGATAG GTATTTCAGCATTTGTAAAGGAAAATGAAAG GTATGTTGCACACAGTTACAACATGTACCTGTTTCCTGCCTCCTTTGGTCCTGTTGATGTCCGCTTCATGGTTCAG gCATCAAGTTATGAATTCCAAAGAAgatatgattttgattttaacaag TATGTCTACTCTggaatatcatttatgaatgaGGAGCAAGAAAAACAAGTTAAGACATTCATAAAGAGAAAAGAGATCACTGCTGGGGTCGAAAG GGACGTTGATGAGAACCTGGTACAGGACGTGTGTTCGGAAGTGGCAGAATGGTACAGTCGAGCGGCGGTTGGAGACAGCCACACAGTCCTGAAGAACGATG GGACACGAAAACTGAAGTACAACTATGTATTTGAAAACGAAATCAAAAATAGGTATGGTGATGTCTGGACATCAACAGATAATGACAGAAAT ATTGTTGTCACAAAAATCACACATGAAGAAAAAGCGGAGCGAGAGAACAAACAGAAAGCAGACAGCTCGGA ACTTTTTAACAGTCTTATTGGATTCAGGAGAGTGTTTTTGGCATTAGTTAAACACCAAAAA CCACTGATTGGTCACAACATGTTGCTGGATTTACTGCTGATCTTTGATAAATTTCACAAGCCACTTCCTG CTCATTACAAGGATTTTCAGGAAGAGATACACAGAATATTTCCTCTGATTATAGACACAAAGAGTATTGCAACTCATCTGATTAAAAAG aAATTAGACCTGAGGTTCAATTCCACTCTTGGTGGTCTGTACCATGTATTTAGAAG TGCTGCAGGTCAGAATTTTGTGATCCATTCACCAGTAATAGCACACGGAGAAGATTTCACAATTTACAGCA ATGAGACCTACTTGCCCCATGAAGCTGGATATGACGCATACATGTGTGGCTatt gTTTCCTAAGGATGTGCCACATACTAACCTTTAGTGATGTTAA GTCCACTGAGGTGGTGCCCTGTACATTCTCGAGGTACCTGAATGAGATTAAACCATTCCATAACAAGATTAACATGATCAGAGCCAGTATCAACTCGTTG GATTTATCAGGCAGTTCCAAGGAACCACAGAGACCTCTGGTGTTTGTTCAGTCCAAAACCGCCTCATTTCAACTGAGTGCTTATAAG CTTGCCAAGGAGTTTTCAAAGTTTGGAACAGTAGACATCAAATTACAGAGTAAATCTAGAGCACTTGTGGCCACAGGAAATATATACTG TGCCAGGGACCTagtcaagttttacaaaaatgaCAAGAGAATGTCCGTCCACCATTACAGTAAATGGAGACACTCTCCTTATTCCAAACCAGCTCTGTG gacGGGGGTGATTCTGTCCGGAGGTCTGTGTCTGTGGGCTTTGTGGAGCAGTAAGAAAAACAACACTTGA
- the LOC128190425 gene encoding poly(A)-specific ribonuclease PNLDC1-like isoform X2, whose protein sequence is MYLFPASFGPVDVRFMVQASSYEFQRRYDFDFNKYVYSGISFMNEEQEKQVKTFIKRKEITAGVERDVDENLVQDVCSEVAEWYSRAAVGDSHTVLKNDGTRKLKYNYVFENEIKNRYGDVWTSTDNDRNIVVTKITHEEKAERENKQKADSSELFNSLIGFRRVFLALVKHQKPLIGHNMLLDLLLIFDKFHKPLPAHYKDFQEEIHRIFPLIIDTKSIATHLIKKKLDLRFNSTLGGLYHVFRSAAGQNFVIHSPVIAHGEDFTIYSNETYLPHEAGYDAYMCGYCFLRMCHILTFSDVKSTEVVPCTFSRYLNEIKPFHNKINMIRASINSLDLSGSSKEPQRPLVFVQSKTASFQLSAYKLAKEFSKFGTVDIKLQSKSRALVATGNIYCARDLVKFYKNDKRMSVHHYSKWRHSPYSKPALWTGVILSGGLCLWALWSSKKNNT, encoded by the exons ATGTACCTGTTTCCTGCCTCCTTTGGTCCTGTTGATGTCCGCTTCATGGTTCAG gCATCAAGTTATGAATTCCAAAGAAgatatgattttgattttaacaag TATGTCTACTCTggaatatcatttatgaatgaGGAGCAAGAAAAACAAGTTAAGACATTCATAAAGAGAAAAGAGATCACTGCTGGGGTCGAAAG GGACGTTGATGAGAACCTGGTACAGGACGTGTGTTCGGAAGTGGCAGAATGGTACAGTCGAGCGGCGGTTGGAGACAGCCACACAGTCCTGAAGAACGATG GGACACGAAAACTGAAGTACAACTATGTATTTGAAAACGAAATCAAAAATAGGTATGGTGATGTCTGGACATCAACAGATAATGACAGAAAT ATTGTTGTCACAAAAATCACACATGAAGAAAAAGCGGAGCGAGAGAACAAACAGAAAGCAGACAGCTCGGA ACTTTTTAACAGTCTTATTGGATTCAGGAGAGTGTTTTTGGCATTAGTTAAACACCAAAAA CCACTGATTGGTCACAACATGTTGCTGGATTTACTGCTGATCTTTGATAAATTTCACAAGCCACTTCCTG CTCATTACAAGGATTTTCAGGAAGAGATACACAGAATATTTCCTCTGATTATAGACACAAAGAGTATTGCAACTCATCTGATTAAAAAG aAATTAGACCTGAGGTTCAATTCCACTCTTGGTGGTCTGTACCATGTATTTAGAAG TGCTGCAGGTCAGAATTTTGTGATCCATTCACCAGTAATAGCACACGGAGAAGATTTCACAATTTACAGCA ATGAGACCTACTTGCCCCATGAAGCTGGATATGACGCATACATGTGTGGCTatt gTTTCCTAAGGATGTGCCACATACTAACCTTTAGTGATGTTAA GTCCACTGAGGTGGTGCCCTGTACATTCTCGAGGTACCTGAATGAGATTAAACCATTCCATAACAAGATTAACATGATCAGAGCCAGTATCAACTCGTTG GATTTATCAGGCAGTTCCAAGGAACCACAGAGACCTCTGGTGTTTGTTCAGTCCAAAACCGCCTCATTTCAACTGAGTGCTTATAAG CTTGCCAAGGAGTTTTCAAAGTTTGGAACAGTAGACATCAAATTACAGAGTAAATCTAGAGCACTTGTGGCCACAGGAAATATATACTG TGCCAGGGACCTagtcaagttttacaaaaatgaCAAGAGAATGTCCGTCCACCATTACAGTAAATGGAGACACTCTCCTTATTCCAAACCAGCTCTGTG gacGGGGGTGATTCTGTCCGGAGGTCTGTGTCTGTGGGCTTTGTGGAGCAGTAAGAAAAACAACACTTGA